The proteins below come from a single Treponema phagedenis genomic window:
- a CDS encoding HutD family protein, with protein sequence MRIQKYGASDFKTTTWSGGTTTELFIYPPESEYAKRNFLLRLSSATVDLEQSEFTLLPGIRRFIAPLTGDLQIGHDGKQFITLKPYELYEFDGGIKTVSIGKVRDFNVMVQNDIAANVQSTPLTSSADITMRITQKEIGWLFSFDTAGELRITVSAPENNRQTIQLDPMTLLIFKTDSAHQPEEITVSTKNTGKVLYGTVQVR encoded by the coding sequence ATGCGCATACAAAAATACGGAGCGTCCGATTTTAAGACAACAACTTGGAGCGGAGGTACTACAACCGAGCTTTTTATTTACCCGCCAGAGTCCGAGTATGCAAAGCGAAATTTTTTGCTGCGGCTAAGTTCCGCAACGGTTGATTTAGAGCAATCGGAGTTTACCCTCTTGCCCGGCATACGGCGTTTTATTGCGCCTCTCACAGGAGACTTGCAGATAGGACACGACGGCAAGCAATTTATTACCCTGAAGCCATACGAACTGTATGAGTTTGACGGCGGCATTAAAACGGTAAGTATCGGCAAAGTGCGGGATTTTAATGTAATGGTACAAAACGACATCGCCGCCAATGTACAAAGCACTCCCCTCACCTCTTCCGCCGATATAACCATGCGTATTACCCAAAAAGAAATCGGCTGGCTTTTTTCATTCGACACCGCCGGCGAACTCCGCATTACCGTTTCCGCACCGGAGAATAATCGGCAAACAATACAACTCGATCCTATGACCCTGCTTATTTTTAAAACCGATTCAGCGCATCAACCGGAAGAAATAACCGTTTCCACCAAAAATACGGGAAAAGTCTTGTATGGGACAGTGCAGGTGCGATAA
- a CDS encoding antiporter: MAGGIIIILAVKIFQIPIALSLGLATGAMTSTAMLGTVNSLTDSALPGIGYGIAYTFGVIGVVMTVQIIPRLLKADRDAENAKLVIPTGKSAKVKIIPENLITIERNGLFSLALAALLGILLGSIKIPIGESVKLSLGAGGGSLIAGLFLGHYGNFGRINLKVSDTSLSLIRDLGLAFFLLQSGLKAGSGFVEVISTHGVKLFFIGVLMTMVPTLICFFTSYKFFKLPLFAALGSTTGSMTSAPSLGALLTVTEDNKVSAFYAATQPTATVMMVFLPQLVNLFLPVS, from the coding sequence TTGGCAGGCGGCATTATCATTATTCTTGCCGTAAAAATATTTCAGATTCCGATTGCGCTTTCGTTGGGGCTCGCAACAGGAGCAATGACTTCCACTGCAATGCTCGGCACGGTAAACTCGCTTACCGACTCGGCCTTGCCCGGCATTGGGTACGGGATTGCTTACACGTTTGGGGTTATCGGCGTGGTCATGACTGTGCAAATTATTCCGAGGCTTCTTAAGGCGGACAGAGATGCCGAAAACGCAAAGCTGGTTATTCCTACCGGCAAAAGCGCTAAAGTGAAAATCATTCCCGAGAATTTAATCACTATAGAACGAAACGGTTTGTTTTCTTTGGCACTTGCAGCGCTTTTAGGTATTTTGCTCGGCAGTATAAAAATTCCTATCGGTGAAAGTGTTAAGTTATCGCTTGGTGCGGGCGGCGGATCACTGATTGCGGGGCTTTTCCTTGGGCATTACGGCAATTTCGGCAGAATAAATCTGAAAGTTTCAGACACCAGCCTTTCCCTCATCAGAGACCTCGGGCTTGCATTCTTTTTATTGCAATCAGGTTTGAAAGCCGGAAGCGGCTTTGTTGAGGTTATTTCAACGCACGGTGTGAAATTATTTTTTATCGGCGTTTTAATGACCATGGTTCCGACGCTTATCTGTTTTTTTACCTCATACAAATTTTTTAAGCTGCCGCTTTTTGCTGCGCTCGGCTCGACAACCGGCTCAATGACTTCGGCTCCTTCGCTCGGTGCGCTTTTGACTGTAACGGAAGATAACAAGGTTTCAGCCTTTTATGCGGCAACGCAGCCGACCGCAACAGTGATGATGGTATTCTTACCGCAGCTGGTAAACCTTTTCTTGCCGGTTAGTTAA
- a CDS encoding peptidase U32 family protein, which produces MELVAPAGNLEKLTYAWEYGGDAAYIGLKNFSLRVKADNFFDEEYKAIRALKEAYARQGKPKKLLCALNISFHNKEIEHFLAESDYFALYPIDAFIVQDIGLVPILQKRFPHAALHLSTQANCINYSAVKMYHRMGFSRVVVGREASLQDIAEIKERVPDMELECFVHGAMCIAYSGRCLISAYLTGRSANAGSCTHSCRWEYQLLSSRHKEPAAEFAVQEKERQGEFFPIEEGENYTAMFSSKDLCMIDYLHELQKAGADALKIEGRMKSLYYTALVTRAYRKKIDSLSGKITAEEAAPFIAELYNTAHREFATGFYFSKDDANKTTRGETKADYMMAGVIGKKLNTNGALHEYEFVSMNKISAGQPLEYIGPDICSIPDTEYTLLNPETGEKRDWVSHGHPCILRTDKVLHERFIVRTKKT; this is translated from the coding sequence ATGGAATTGGTGGCGCCTGCGGGAAATCTTGAAAAGCTTACCTATGCGTGGGAATATGGCGGCGATGCGGCATATATCGGGTTGAAGAATTTTTCGCTGCGGGTGAAGGCGGATAATTTTTTTGATGAGGAGTATAAGGCGATACGGGCGCTGAAGGAGGCATACGCGCGGCAGGGAAAGCCAAAAAAGCTTTTGTGCGCACTGAATATTTCGTTTCATAATAAGGAGATTGAGCATTTTTTAGCCGAGTCGGATTATTTTGCCCTGTATCCGATTGATGCGTTTATTGTGCAGGACATCGGTTTGGTGCCGATTTTGCAAAAGCGGTTTCCTCATGCGGCGCTGCATTTAAGCACGCAGGCAAATTGTATCAATTATTCGGCGGTAAAAATGTATCATCGCATGGGCTTTTCGCGTGTTGTTGTCGGACGGGAAGCTTCGCTGCAGGATATTGCCGAAATTAAGGAGCGGGTGCCCGATATGGAGCTTGAATGTTTTGTGCACGGTGCAATGTGTATTGCCTATTCGGGGCGGTGCCTTATTTCAGCCTATCTTACCGGCAGAAGTGCAAATGCCGGCTCGTGCACGCATTCGTGCCGGTGGGAGTATCAGCTTTTGTCTTCCCGGCACAAAGAACCGGCCGCGGAATTTGCGGTGCAGGAAAAGGAGCGGCAGGGCGAGTTTTTCCCGATTGAAGAAGGCGAAAATTACACGGCAATGTTTTCTTCAAAAGATCTTTGTATGATCGATTATTTGCATGAGCTGCAAAAGGCGGGCGCCGATGCCTTAAAAATAGAGGGGAGGATGAAAAGCCTCTATTATACGGCGTTGGTAACGCGGGCATATCGAAAAAAGATTGACAGTTTAAGCGGAAAAATCACTGCGGAAGAGGCGGCACCTTTTATTGCAGAGCTGTATAATACCGCACACCGGGAATTTGCAACCGGTTTTTATTTTTCCAAAGATGATGCGAATAAAACAACGCGCGGAGAAACCAAGGCGGATTATATGATGGCAGGCGTCATCGGCAAAAAGCTCAACACAAACGGAGCGCTGCACGAATATGAGTTTGTCTCGATGAATAAGATTAGTGCGGGGCAGCCGCTTGAATACATCGGCCCCGACATTTGTTCCATCCCCGATACTGAATACACCTTGCTCAACCCCGAAACCGGCGAAAAAAGAGACTGGGTATCTCACGGGCATCCCTGCATTTTGCGCACTGACAAAGTTTTGCACGAACGGTTTATTGTGCGGACAAAAAAAACCTAA
- a CDS encoding iron-containing alcohol dehydrogenase, producing MSIMNFSVPREIIYGENALDHLAKLKGKKAAIVTGGSSMKRFGFLDKSAALLKKAGIESIIIDGVEPNPSVKTVIEGGKKMAEFEPDWIVAIGGGSALDAAKVMWCFYEHPAIDFTDIITPGSMPSLRNKAKLICIPSTSGTASEITAFSVITDTENHIKYPIVAADMVPDIAILDPALPACMPPHITANTGMDVFAHAIEAFASTAATSFTDPYAIEALRLVIKYLPRAYADGKDMEARTHMHNASTLAGMAFTNASLGLVHSLAHKIGGEFGVTHGLANAILMPYIIDFNRKYSSKYELAEKRLGVADIAEQVRELNKKLDIPLTFKDCTEVDFNEAKFKKVLDRMSENAHGDPCTLTNPGNPTVADVKMIYEAAYYGKKIS from the coding sequence ATGAGTATTATGAATTTTTCAGTGCCGAGAGAAATTATTTACGGCGAAAATGCTTTGGATCACTTAGCAAAGCTTAAAGGTAAAAAAGCTGCAATTGTAACCGGCGGAAGCTCAATGAAACGATTCGGATTTCTTGATAAAAGCGCTGCCTTGCTTAAAAAGGCGGGAATTGAATCAATTATTATTGACGGGGTAGAGCCGAATCCATCTGTTAAAACCGTTATTGAAGGCGGTAAGAAGATGGCTGAATTTGAACCTGATTGGATTGTGGCTATAGGAGGAGGTTCCGCCTTGGATGCCGCAAAAGTAATGTGGTGTTTCTACGAGCATCCTGCAATTGATTTTACCGATATTATCACTCCCGGTTCAATGCCGAGCCTTCGAAATAAGGCAAAGCTTATCTGTATTCCTTCGACAAGCGGTACGGCAAGTGAAATTACGGCATTTTCCGTTATTACCGATACGGAAAATCATATTAAATACCCGATTGTGGCAGCCGATATGGTACCCGATATTGCAATCTTGGATCCTGCACTGCCTGCCTGCATGCCGCCCCATATAACGGCAAACACCGGCATGGACGTTTTTGCACATGCGATTGAAGCCTTTGCATCAACAGCGGCAACCTCTTTTACCGATCCCTATGCGATTGAAGCATTACGGCTGGTAATTAAATATTTACCGCGTGCCTATGCTGATGGTAAAGATATGGAAGCACGTACGCATATGCACAATGCTTCAACATTGGCAGGCATGGCTTTTACAAATGCTTCACTCGGTTTAGTGCATTCGCTTGCACACAAAATTGGCGGAGAGTTCGGGGTTACGCACGGACTTGCAAATGCAATCTTGATGCCCTATATCATTGATTTTAATCGAAAGTATTCTTCAAAGTACGAGTTAGCGGAAAAAAGACTGGGAGTAGCGGATATTGCCGAACAGGTACGCGAACTTAATAAAAAACTTGATATCCCGCTTACCTTTAAAGATTGTACCGAAGTTGATTTTAACGAGGCAAAATTCAAAAAAGTTTTGGATCGAATGAGTGAAAACGCGCATGGAGATCCTTGTACGCTCACAAATCCGGGAAACCCGACGGTAGCCGATGTAAAAATGATTTACGAAGCAGCCTATTACGGTAAAAAAATTAGCTAA
- a CDS encoding methyl-accepting chemotaxis protein produces the protein MHASKSLERLGDNTKNQSENIFASSRSVENMVVSVKELEQIFQENAGLVAGLNSVSVEVREKNAITAQFIKTIINQSEGLLEASNVIEGIAEQTNLLAMNAAIEAAHAGDSGKGFAVVAEEIRKLAENSSEQAKSITHVLMDLKNSITDVDVASEELGKWIIEIVKTIDGIKTKTSSALALLNNQTAHGEYVLDLIKNINESAEAVSNQTEQILAGNSEILQQMNDLAASSQNVHNNANHMMDRTLRIQTLAEDVNTMSEKNKQSIEKLNIAVDKFKV, from the coding sequence TTGCATGCATCAAAAAGCTTGGAACGTTTAGGAGACAATACGAAAAATCAATCGGAAAATATTTTTGCTTCATCAAGGTCGGTAGAAAACATGGTTGTAAGTGTAAAAGAATTGGAGCAAATTTTTCAAGAGAATGCCGGTCTTGTTGCCGGGTTAAACTCTGTTTCGGTTGAAGTTAGAGAAAAAAATGCTATCACCGCACAGTTTATAAAAACGATCATCAATCAGTCTGAGGGCTTGTTGGAAGCAAGCAATGTTATTGAAGGAATTGCGGAACAAACAAACCTGCTTGCAATGAATGCGGCAATTGAGGCTGCTCATGCAGGAGATTCCGGCAAAGGATTTGCCGTTGTTGCGGAAGAGATACGAAAACTTGCGGAAAACTCTTCAGAGCAGGCAAAAAGTATTACGCATGTGCTTATGGATTTAAAAAATTCAATTACCGATGTTGATGTTGCTTCCGAAGAACTTGGAAAATGGATAATCGAAATTGTAAAAACCATTGACGGAATAAAAACAAAAACATCTTCGGCGTTGGCATTACTGAATAATCAAACCGCTCATGGAGAGTATGTGCTTGATCTGATAAAAAATATTAACGAATCTGCGGAAGCGGTGAGCAATCAAACAGAACAGATTTTAGCCGGAAATTCCGAGATTTTACAACAAATGAATGATTTAGCAGCATCATCACAAAATGTGCACAATAACGCCAATCATATGATGGATAGAACGCTGAGAATCCAAACGCTTGCGGAAGATGTAAACACCATGTCTGAAAAAAACAAGCAGAGTATTGAAAAATTAAATATTGCCGTTGATAAGTTTAAAGTTTAA
- a CDS encoding methyl-accepting chemotaxis protein encodes MLENLADPNREQLNLNYEKTLDTTNFYFDIKVLNNGKVIGIAGVGISLTNAVEGLKKANPSPHSSLYLIDANDKIISSSNRDDVEKKLSDIVLGAHRSTVEGFNHIESYTDTDGHKMILSMQKLDRLPYRIVLISRLDDFVPTAWELLKTPVILIAVFFIIILISGNFLIGALFKKFNIIYSLLEDLSNGNFTKRIQSDNDEVGIMANFFNKTLDAVRDSFKSVKGETIELQSIGDSLLKTLKKPVSR; translated from the coding sequence GTGCTTGAAAATTTAGCCGATCCTAACCGGGAGCAGCTTAATTTAAATTATGAAAAAACCTTGGATACTACAAATTTTTATTTTGATATAAAGGTTCTTAATAACGGTAAGGTTATAGGGATTGCCGGAGTAGGAATAAGTTTAACAAATGCGGTTGAAGGTTTGAAAAAAGCAAACCCAAGCCCCCATTCTTCTCTGTATTTAATTGATGCCAATGATAAAATCATCTCTTCTTCAAACAGAGATGATGTTGAGAAAAAACTATCCGACATTGTTTTAGGCGCACATCGATCTACGGTCGAGGGATTTAATCACATTGAATCCTATACCGATACCGATGGGCATAAAATGATTTTAAGTATGCAAAAACTTGACCGGCTTCCCTATCGAATAGTACTTATATCGCGGCTCGATGATTTTGTGCCTACTGCTTGGGAGCTGTTAAAAACTCCAGTGATTCTTATTGCAGTATTTTTTATTATTATCCTGATTTCCGGAAATTTTTTGATAGGCGCCCTGTTTAAAAAATTTAACATAATATACAGTCTTTTAGAAGACCTTTCGAACGGTAATTTTACAAAACGAATACAGTCAGACAATGACGAAGTCGGAATAATGGCAAACTTTTTTAATAAAACACTTGATGCGGTTAGGGATTCATTTAAGTCGGTAAAAGGTGAGACAATAGAATTACAGAGCATCGGAGATTCTTTATTAAAAACATTGAAGAAACCAGTCTCGCGCTAA
- the trmB gene encoding tRNA (guanosine(46)-N7)-methyltransferase TrmB has protein sequence MTDGQKRDYAVFSKRWCIPYQNEPIQFEHIFGNSQPVIMEIGFGMGLATAEIAEKNPGTNYLGVEVYKPGVGKLLGEIEKRNLSNIRIIEYDAIQVLQTMIDEKSLAGFHIFFPDPWQKKKHHKRRLLHRPNTDLFVSRLRDGGYIYAVTDWEHYAHDAYAELSATAGLTSKYEGFAPSQSWRPKTKFELKGLKKDHVIRELFFTRTNGL, from the coding sequence ATGACTGACGGCCAAAAGCGTGATTATGCTGTTTTCTCAAAGAGATGGTGCATTCCTTATCAAAATGAGCCCATACAATTTGAACATATTTTTGGAAATTCCCAACCGGTTATAATGGAGATAGGATTCGGAATGGGACTTGCAACTGCGGAAATCGCTGAAAAAAATCCCGGCACTAATTATCTCGGAGTTGAGGTGTACAAACCAGGCGTCGGTAAACTTTTAGGAGAAATTGAGAAACGAAATCTCTCCAACATACGCATTATTGAGTATGACGCAATACAAGTATTGCAAACAATGATTGACGAAAAATCTCTTGCGGGATTTCATATATTTTTTCCCGATCCGTGGCAAAAGAAAAAACACCATAAACGCAGATTATTACACCGCCCAAACACAGACTTATTTGTTTCCCGATTGCGGGATGGAGGCTATATTTATGCTGTTACCGATTGGGAGCATTATGCACATGATGCCTACGCAGAACTTTCCGCCACAGCCGGACTTACATCAAAATATGAAGGCTTTGCCCCTTCTCAAAGCTGGCGCCCAAAAACAAAATTTGAGTTAAAGGGGCTGAAAAAAGACCATGTAATTCGCGAGCTGTTTTTTACCCGTACAAACGGCTTGTAA